One Jannaschia sp. GRR-S6-38 genomic window carries:
- a CDS encoding acyl-CoA dehydrogenase family protein, with the protein MNFELSDEARMLQDGLRRFLRETYDAKTRNAAAEAPQGFPRAVWDGLAEMGVIGALFTEDQGGFGGTGFDIALVFEELGRAGAVDPMLDTGVLCGGLLAELGDTEAVEGVIAGGTQLALAHGEPGARYDSSTAETAAARDGDAWRLTGRKAVVVNAAAAEAFLVTARTDAGLGLFRVEAAALDFRPYPLNGGGTAAELALDAAPATLLAEEAGAILARAEARATLAICAEALGLMEAIRGLTADYLKTRKQFGQPIGKFQVLQHRMADMLIEIEQARSAVINLAGNLDGPDRDLHVAATKNLIGEVARLVVEESIQMHGGIGMTMEYDLGHLAKRLTMVDHRFGDALHHLERFIALRAA; encoded by the coding sequence ATGAATTTCGAACTCAGCGACGAAGCGCGGATGCTGCAGGACGGCCTGCGCCGCTTCCTGCGCGAGACCTATGACGCGAAGACCCGCAACGCCGCGGCCGAGGCGCCGCAAGGCTTCCCGCGCGCGGTCTGGGACGGGCTGGCCGAGATGGGCGTGATCGGGGCGCTCTTCACCGAGGATCAGGGCGGCTTCGGCGGCACCGGCTTCGATATCGCGCTCGTCTTCGAGGAACTGGGCCGCGCCGGCGCGGTCGATCCCATGCTCGACACCGGCGTGCTCTGCGGCGGGCTGCTGGCGGAGCTGGGCGATACGGAGGCGGTCGAAGGCGTGATCGCCGGCGGCACGCAGCTAGCCCTCGCCCATGGCGAGCCGGGTGCGCGCTACGACAGCAGCACGGCCGAGACCGCCGCCGCGCGGGACGGCGACGCCTGGCGCCTGACCGGGCGCAAGGCGGTCGTCGTCAATGCCGCCGCGGCCGAGGCCTTCCTCGTGACGGCGCGCACCGATGCGGGGCTGGGCCTGTTCCGCGTCGAGGCCGCGGCGCTCGATTTCCGGCCCTATCCGCTGAACGGCGGCGGCACGGCGGCGGAACTCGCGCTCGACGCCGCGCCCGCCACGCTGCTGGCCGAGGAGGCGGGCGCCATTCTCGCCCGCGCCGAGGCGCGCGCCACGCTCGCCATCTGCGCCGAGGCGCTGGGCCTGATGGAAGCGATCCGCGGGTTGACCGCCGACTACCTCAAGACCCGCAAGCAGTTCGGCCAGCCCATCGGCAAGTTCCAGGTGCTGCAGCACCGCATGGCCGATATGCTGATCGAGATCGAGCAGGCGCGCTCCGCCGTGATCAACCTCGCGGGCAATCTCGACGGGCCCGACCGCGACCTGCATGTCGCCGCAACCAAGAACCTGATCGGCGAGGTCGCGCGGCTGGTGGTCGAGGAGTCGATCCAGATGCATGGCGGCATCGGCATGACGATGGAGTACGATCTGGGCCATCTGGCGAAGCGGCTGACCATGGTCGACCACCGCTTCGGCGACGCCTTGCACCATCTCGAGCGCTTCATCGCGCTGCGCGCGGCCTGA